The Granulicella sp. 5B5 nucleotide sequence AGTGTGATGCTGCAGTAAGGGCAGCAGCGCGGCTAACGGCTGGTGAAGACATAGTGGCCGGGCGCGCCGAGGTGCACGATGGCGCGAGTGCCGTTTTCAGCCGGTGTGCTCGCGTGGGCCTCGCCGTTGACGAGCACGGATGCGCCCGCACGCGCTAACGGTACGGAGACGTTCGCGTGCACGCCTTCGGGGATATCGATTGCAGTCTGTGGCGCATTGCCGCCGCGGATGTCGACCTTCAGCAGGCCATGTGGTGTAGGCTCTGCGCCGCGCGCCCACTGCAGACCGATGAGGTCAGGGCGGATATCAACCTCGCTGAAGCCCGCGCCGCGTGCGTTGATGCCGAGCACCTGCTCCATAAGCCACGGTGTTGCGCCGCTGGACCAGCCGTGCGCGAGGCTGACGAAGTAGCCGGAGCGGCCGTCGGCCTGCAGCGAGGCATGGAAATCATCCTTGAACCAGTCGGGATCGTAGGCCTCCCAGAAGCTGGTGGCGCCTTCGTCGACCATGCCTCCCCAATACTGCTTGATCCAGTCGAGCGCGTCCTTGCGGTGGCCGACCTGCGCCATCGCGCTGATGACGTAGTAGTTGTAGTAGGGCGTGACGACGAGCCCGTTGTAGCGCACGTGGCCGACGTGCGAGAGGACGTTGTTCCAGATGGCAGGATACTCAGACGGATCGGCTGCGCCGGAGACGACGGCGGCGGCGTTCGACTGCCAGCGTGGACCGAAGGTGCCGGTGGCGGGATCGAGCAGATACTTCTGCGCTCCTGCTTTGATCTGCTCTGCGCGTTGCGCGTAGTGGTCGGCGTTGGCGGTGTCACCGAGCTCGCGCAGCATCCATACGGCCTGGCTGTAGGCGTTGTAGAACTCGAGCGTGGTGGCGCGGCGCGTCTCCGGTGTGTCGCCGCTGAACTCCGGCGACCAATCGACGTAGAGCCATACGTGGGTCTTGTTCGCGTAAACGCTGTGCTCGTCGAACTCCTTGTCTACATAGGCGAGCAGTTGCAACATGCGCGCGCGCTCTTTTTCGAGGAATGCCTTCGAGCCTGTCTCGCGATAGTACTGTGCGACGCCGGTGAACCAGAACGCGGAGTAGCCCGGGATGCCGTTGACATGCTCCTTCACCGGCGCGGGGCCAAGCAGACGGTCGAGTGTGTCTTCCATCAGGAAGTGATCGTCGAAGACGTCTTCAATGGTGCGGCCCATCACATCGGTGTCGCCCATCCAGCGGCCGCGGTCGCGCTTGGGCGAGTCCCACACGGAGTCCTGCATGCAGAGGTGCGCGGTGTAGGCGCCGACCTCCCAGATGCGGTTGAGCATCGGGTCGGAGGACTCGAACGAGCCTTGGTATTTGACGGGGTAGAAGATGTCGTCGACGGCGATGGACTTGAAGCGCAGCTCAGGGCCGCCGCCGATGAAGGAGATCTTCGCGTAGCGGAACGAGCTCTTGGGGCCGTGTGCGGTCTGGTGTGGTGCAACGTAGAGCAGGTCGATGCCGAGGTATGGTGACTTCATCATCTCGTCGTAGGACTCGCCGTACTGCACGGTGACCTGCGCGGGTGCGGCGGAGTCGGAGACGAGTTCGAGCCGACCGGTGAGCTCGCGGCCGAAGTCGAGGATGATGTTGGGAGCCTGCTGTGTGGGCAGGTGTGTTGCGGAGAGATGGACTGCGAATTCGTTCGGCGTGCTGTTTGTGAGTGCGGTGAGGTTGTCGATGTGGCCGCTGGCCTCTGTTGACGAGAGCACCGCGTGGGGCATGATGTGGCGATGCGCGAGGAACGGCGAGATGCCGTCATAACCGGGCCAGTCGTAGAGGCCGGCGTCGGCGTTCCACTGGAAGAGATCGAGCGTGCTTTCGATGCTGCCGAGTGCATGCACGTGCGGCCAGGCGCTGTCGTCAAAGCTGGCTGTCTGCCAGCCCTCGCCAGCTTGTGTAGTGCTCTTCCAGCTTGCGTCTGTCATCATGAGCGGCTTTGCCAGGAT carries:
- a CDS encoding alpha-L-rhamnosidase C-terminal domain-containing protein — encoded protein: MRIRLQHFRYLLPCTLALGVFGHLTASAQANMQSEPLDPVRDATGATLERTAHQPLPEQYIWTASSHTENTSGEQGYVRPAHAVENAPHYFRVSFRVEHVPAQATLYIAGPRSANVYLNGQHIGSFESDITQPLGVHVFAMPVASVLKPGANVLALKVVRGRGINSDSNSALVMQQTFGEVLVAKILPEAQGILAKPLMMTDASWKSTTQAGEGWQTASFDDSAWPHVHALGSIESTLDLFQWNADAGLYDWPGYDGISPFLAHRHIMPHAVLSSTEASGHIDNLTALTNSTPNEFAVHLSATHLPTQQAPNIILDFGRELTGRLELVSDSAAPAQVTVQYGESYDEMMKSPYLGIDLLYVAPHQTAHGPKSSFRYAKISFIGGGPELRFKSIAVDDIFYPVKYQGSFESSDPMLNRIWEVGAYTAHLCMQDSVWDSPKRDRGRWMGDTDVMGRTIEDVFDDHFLMEDTLDRLLGPAPVKEHVNGIPGYSAFWFTGVAQYYRETGSKAFLEKERARMLQLLAYVDKEFDEHSVYANKTHVWLYVDWSPEFSGDTPETRRATTLEFYNAYSQAVWMLRELGDTANADHYAQRAEQIKAGAQKYLLDPATGTFGPRWQSNAAAVVSGAADPSEYPAIWNNVLSHVGHVRYNGLVVTPYYNYYVISAMAQVGHRKDALDWIKQYWGGMVDEGATSFWEAYDPDWFKDDFHASLQADGRSGYFVSLAHGWSSGATPWLMEQVLGINARGAGFSEVDIRPDLIGLQWARGAEPTPHGLLKVDIRGGNAPQTAIDIPEGVHANVSVPLARAGASVLVNGEAHASTPAENGTRAIVHLGAPGHYVFTSR